From Cheilinus undulatus linkage group 17, ASM1832078v1, whole genome shotgun sequence, one genomic window encodes:
- the march5l gene encoding E3 ubiquitin-protein ligase MARCHF5, whose translation MALAEEQPEKHCWVCFATERDDHSAEWVSPCRCKGCTKWIHQSCLQRWLDEKQKGNSGGAVSCPQCGTEYLITFPKMGPLVYFLQQVDRALSRASPFAAVSVVVGTVYWSAVTYGAVTVMQVVGHKKGLYIMERADPLFLLMGLPTIPVALVLGKMIRWEDYIVRLWQRYSHRGKLHPGTGQYLPRIPVDGPGSGDHLSVSRTLCGALIFPSIASLVGRLLFRRMDSNLQRTILGGIAFVLIKGVLKVYFKQQQYVIQANRQILNYPERNNDGQYEGGDEDTEDSGNE comes from the exons ATGGCCCTCGCTGAGGAGCAGCCTGAAAA acACTGCTGGGTGTGTTTTGCCACAGAGAGAGACGACCACAGTGCAGAGTGGGTGAGTCCCTGCAGGTGTAAAGGCTGCACTAAATGGATCCATCAGTCATGTTTGCAGCGCTGGCTGGACGAGAAGCAGAAGGGGAACAGTGGAGGAGCGGTGAGCTGTCCACAGTGTGGCACCGAGTACCTCATCACCTTTCCCAAGATGG GTCCTTTGGTGTATTTCCTGCAGCAGGTGGACCGAGCCCTGTCCCGTGCGAGTCCTTTTGCAGCAGTCAGTGTGGTGGTCGGGACGGTTTACTGGTCCGCCGTCACATACGGGGCGGTGACGGTCATGCAG GTCGTGGGACATAAGAAAGGCCTGTACATCATGGAGCGAGCTGACCCACTCTTCCTGCTCATGGGTCTACCCACCATCCCTGTGGCTCTGGTGCTGGGGAAGATGATCCGCTGGGAGGATTACATCGTGAGGCTGTGGCAGAGATACTCCCACAGAGGGaagctgcatccag GCACAGGTCAGTATCTGCCCCGGATTCCTGTGGATGGGCCGGGATCTGGAGACCACCTATCTGTGTCAAGGACGCTCTGTGGAGCGCTTATCTTTCCCTCCATCGCCAGCCTGGTGGGGCGACTGCTGTTCAGACGGATGGACTCTAACCTTCAGCGCACCATACTG GGAGGCATCGCGTTCGTCCTGATTAAAGGAGTGTTGAAGGTTTATTTCAAACAGCAGCAGTACGTCATCCAGGCCAACCGACAGATCCTCAACTACCCCGAGAGGAACAATGATGGACAGTATGAGGGCGGAGACGAGGACACGGAGGACAGCGGGAACGAGTAG